In one window of Henckelia pumila isolate YLH828 chromosome 1, ASM3356847v2, whole genome shotgun sequence DNA:
- the LOC140863297 gene encoding uncharacterized protein — MWFVVTDGPMKIMKTNIITAICTGAPQMIEKPRVEWTSEDKKKSYLDNVSRDILYKTLDKNMFSKIKRCTTAKEIWEKLSQLCEGNDQTKENKLMVAIQKFENIKMKLRETMNEFDERFSSIMIELNALGKGYSNRELALKVMRALPHEWDVKTVAMRESKYLNKIELHDLFVDLKAYEFELGV, encoded by the coding sequence atgtggttcgTGGTTACAGATGGACCCATGAAGATTATGAAAACCAACATTATCACTGCCATCTGTACTGGTGCTCCACAAATGATAGAAAAGCCTCGAGTTGAATGGACTTCTGAAGATAAGAAGAAATCCTATCTGGACAATGTTTCTAGAGATATCTTATACAAAACTCtggacaaaaacatgtttagcaaAATCAAAAGGTGCACTACAGCCAAGGAAATATGGGAAAAGCTCTCacagctgtgtgaaggaaatgatcaaacaaaaGAGAACAAGCTTATGGTGGCCATCCAAAAGTttgaaaacataaaaatgaaACTAAGAGAAACAATGAAtgagtttgatgaaagatttAGTAGCATTATGATCGAGCTGAATGCACTTGGAAAAGGTTATAGCAACAGAGAATTAGCTCTAAAAGTCATGAGAGCTCTACCTCATGAATGGGATGTAAAGACAGTAGCCATGAGAGAGTCCAAATATCTCAATAAGATCGAACTACATGATCTATTTGTGGATCTCAAAGCATATGAATTCGAGCTCGGAGTTTGA